In Fundulus heteroclitus isolate FHET01 chromosome 17, MU-UCD_Fhet_4.1, whole genome shotgun sequence, the following are encoded in one genomic region:
- the shank3b gene encoding SH3 and multiple ankyrin repeat domains protein 3 isoform X4 encodes MPLSPTADTKHDRPRQQAVTNGNPTGSAVARDDDGEDTPPGNNIVVRIGIPDLQQTKCLRLDPELPVWTSKQRVLVTLTQSLSDVLNYGLFQPAFNGRAGKFLDEERLLKEYPLPPITPIPYLEFRYKRRVYTQSYVDDKQLAKLHTKANLKRFMEHVHQKNAEKVAKWLEKGLDPNFHDSDSGECPLTLAVQLEDSCELIKVLRSGGAHLDFRTRDGITALHRAVLCRNSAALTTLLDLGASPDYKDSRGLTPLYHSAMVGGAPYCCELLLQDHATIGITDENGWQEIHQACRYGNVQHLEHLLFYGANMSSQNASGNTALHLCALYNQDSCARVLLFRGANKDIKNYNNQTAFQVAIIAGNFDLAEIIKIHKTSDVVVPFRETPSYTKRRRAGATRTSAGNGLSSPRSLIRSASDNALESPASSPGPSLQSLETHHDTHTHSLRRHPRRLRYAQVHLHEAASKPASLTGVSPCSPSGGGHVETSPPSSPPPTPQMRKRRLYSAVPGRTFIATRSHVPQGPGEIQLHRGERVKVLAIGEGGFWEGTVKGRTGWFPADCVEEVQMRQYDPRLETREDRTKRLFRHYTVGSYDNYTSYSDYVIEEKTAVLQKRESEGFGFVLRGAKAETPIEEFAPTPAFPALQYLESVDQGGVAWRAGLRTGDFLIEVNGTDVVKVGHRQVVSLIRQGGSRLLMKVVSVSRKSETNLIRKKAPPPPKRAPSTSLTLRSKSMTADLEEIARRRRYEKLDEMLAGGQQEVVLRGRPSDDFRAATVKQRPTSRRITQAEINSLFERQGLVPPSAPEKSTMPLPRGMSRTKSFGAPEDDRISALIHESRFPRSSSLTDSSIPPPPQMAPPPPPSASSTSSLYLHDSGPPPSFLPPPPPARGEGLTRSSFKPGAEPRLQELSDARSHAHAERQRKARSMIILQDTPPPPGLQQDGHATGSTHTLHTATQTSTLSIHGAGPALGHSPLSRRRGRPIENPYANVGHQAPPSKPQRRKSPLLKQLPVEEQGLGIKDHDPSKSDGGGLMSPSRAELYQQQVLSERARVQGRRSSLFLSVEGSGSDHQAPPLLTQSHSMDDLGELPPPAPVLSPSPTPHTFLHPLTGKPLDPSSPLALALAARERALTARTPSPEPRIKHTSASTTPVPTPAASPETRHKRIPFTTPQSSPEPRSKRTSPQTSPEQRTKHTTPQTSPELRHKRITPPLFPDGQVERPETEGGVTSPAAPSPERWRPSPLPALANESHGALIDRRRSLTVGSSEEEGGAYTVTLPPALLSSSDEETREELRRIGLVTPPPAFASPPPPPPPPSSLSLLPRRGGEGGGESGPESLGKRDEEEGGDERLHDSSLSPSSLPPSITLASPPAPTSPSSPPAAHPSPSSAATSPSALKPRLRSPIGRGRSALRDPLLKQSSDSELLPSAASSSSPSSPLCSSPTSGSSRQPRYLFQRRSKLWGGGDDERRGLSPEEGRPAALGGQSSGSAVDLTARSASALELSGRAGSGLDLANRLQLLNKDSHSLGEEPSPLDPGRRSPVGGARLFSSLGELHTISQRGYGASYTVRPGSRYPVTRRSPSPSPSPSDRSMGLGSSPTASSERPDLSSGRGLTILKSSSLSLPSEPKEVRFVMRSASARTRSRSPSPSPHASPCPSPVLSGPLLALRPWRQRPLNLWNKYDVGDWLESMGLAEHRQRFQEHEIEGSHLPALTKEDYVELGVTRLGHRINIERALRQLLDSST; translated from the exons ATGCCTCTGAGTCCGACCGCTGACACCAAACATGATCGCCCGCGGCAACAGGCGGTTACTAACGGCAACCCAACAGGCTCTGCTGTCGCCAGGGACGACGACGGGGAAGACACGCCCCCTGGAAACAACATCGTGGTCCGAATCGGGATCCCGGACCTGCAGCAGACG AAGTGTTTGCGGCTGGACCCAGAGTTACCAGTTTGGACCAGTAAGCAGAGGGTTCTGGTGACGTTGACTCAGTCTCTGTCGGATGTTTTGAACTATGGTCTCTTCCAGCCGGCGTTCAACGGCCGAGCCGGAAAGTTTCTGGACGAGGAGCGCCTGCTGAAGGAGTATCCTCTTCCCCCCATCACGCCCATCCCGTACCTGGAG TTTCGCTATAAGAGGAGAGTTTACACACAAAGCTACGTAGACGACAAGCAGCTGGCCAAGCTGCACACAAAG GCAAACCTGAAGCGATTCATGGAACATGTTCACCAGAAGAACGCAGAGAAAGTGGCCAAATGGCTGGAGAAAGGTCTGGACCCCAACTTCCACGACTCAGACAGCGGAG AGTGTCCTCTGACTCTGGCCGTCCAGCTGGAGGACAGCTGCGAGCTCATCAAGGTGCTGCGCAGCGGAGGAGCTCACCTGGACTTCAGGACCAGAGACGGCATCACGGCTCTGCACCGGGCCGTCCTCTGCAGGAACAGCGCCGCCCTCACG ACCCTGCTGGACCTGGGAGCGTCTCCGGACTACAAGGACAGCAGAGGCCTGACCCCGCTCTACCACTCTGCCATGGTGGGCGGCGCCCCCTACTGCTgcgagctgctgctgcaggaccacGCCACCATCG GGATCACTGACGAGAACGGCTGGCAGGAAATCCACCag GCGTGCCGCTACGGTAACGTGCAGCACTTGGAGCACCTGCTGTTCTACGGCGCCAACATGAGCTCCCAGAATGCCTCAGGAAACACTGCACTACACCTGTGTGCCCTGTACAACCAG GACAGCTGCGCCCGAGTTCTGCTGTTCAGAGGAGCCAATAAGGACATAAAGAACTACAACAACCAGACGGCCTTTCAG GTGGCGATCATCGCCGGGAACTTTGATCTGGCAGAAATCATCAAGATCCACAAAACGTCTGACGTTG TAGTTCCCTTCAGAGAAACCCCCTCCTATACCAAGCGCCGCCGGGCCGGCGCCACCAGAACATCAGCCGGCAACGGCCTCTCGTCTCCCCGCTCTCTGATTCGCTCAGCTAGCGACAACGCCCTGGAAAGCCCCGCCTCCTCCCCTGGCCCCTCCCTCCAGAGCCTAGAGACGCACCACGACACGCACACGCACTCACTGAGACGCCACCCGCGCCGCCTCAGGTACGCTCAGGTTCACCTGCACGAAGCTGCCAGTAAACCCGCGTCTCTTACTGGTGTGTCGCCCTGCAGCCCGAGTGGGGGAGGTCATGTGGAGACCAGCCCTCCCTCCTCACCTCCCCCCACTCCacagatgaggaagaggaggcttTACAGTGCGGTGCCGGGACGCACCTTCATAGCCACCCGGTCACACGTCCCCCAGGGGCCCGGGGAAATCCAGCTGCACCGGGGAGAGAGAGTGAAAG TGCTCGCCATCGGTGAAGGAGGCTTCTGGGAGGGAACCGTTAAAGGCAGAACCGGCTGGTTTCCTGCCGACTGCGTGGAAGAAGTCCAGATGAGACAGTACGACCCCCGACTGG AGACGAGAGAGGATCGGACCAAGAGGCTCTTCAGACACTACACCGTGGGCTCCTACGACAACTACACCTCCTACAG CGACTACGTGATCGAGGAGAAAACAGCCGTGCTCCAGAAGAGAGAAAGCGAAGGATTCGGCTTCGTTCTCCGAGGAGCTAAAG CTGAGACGCCCATCGAGGAGTTCGCTCCCACGCCAGCGTTTCCTGCTCTGCAGTACCTGGAGTCGGTGGATCAGGGGGGCGTGGCCTGGAGGGCGGGGCTAAGGACCGGAGATTTCCTCATAGAG GTGAACGGCACCGACGTGGTGAAGGTGGGTCACCGGCAGGTCGTGTCTCTCATCCGTCAGGGCGGAAGTCGGCTGCTGATGAAAGTCGTCTCGGTTTCCAGAAAATCGGAAACCAACCTGATCAGGAAGAAAG CCCCGCCTCCTCCGAAGCGAGCGCCCAGCACCTCGCTGACCCTCCGGTCCAAGTCCATGACGGCCGACCTGGAGGAGATAG CCAGGAGGAGACGTTACG AGAAACTGGATGAGATGCTGGCCGGAGGTCAACAGGAAGTGGTGCTGAGGGGCCGCCCGTCAGACGACTTCAGAGCGGCGACGGTCAAACAGCGGCCGACCAGCCGCCGCATCACACAGGCCGAGATCAAC TCTCTGTTTGAGCGCCAGGGTCTGGTTCCCCCCTCCGCTCCAGAGAAGAGCACCATGCCTTTACCCAGAGGGATGTCCAGAACCAAGAGCTTCG GAGCGCCAGAGGATGACAGAATCTCGGCTCTGATCCATGAGAGCCGTTTTCCACGGAGCTCCTCTCTGACGGACAGCTCCATCCCGCCTCCTCCTCAGATGGCTCCGCCCCCACCTCCTTctgcctcctccacctcctcgcTTTACCTCCATGACTCCGGCCCACCTCcatccttcctccctcctccgCCCCCGGCTCGAGGGGAGGGGCTAACCCGCTCCAGCTTCAAGCCGGGGGCGGAGCCGCGGCTGCAGGAGCTCTCGGACGCCAGGAGCCACGCCCACGCCGAGCGGCAGAGGAAGGCGAGGTCCATGATCATCCTGCAGGACACCCCCCCACCGCCGGGGCTTCAGCAGGACGGCCACGCCACCGGCTCCACGCACACGCTTCACACCGCCACGCAGACCTCCACGCTGTCCATCCACGGCGCCGGCCCCGCCCTCGGACACTCGCCGCTGTCGCGCCGCCGGGGACGACCGATAGAAAACCCGTACGCCAACGTGGGACATCAGGCTCCGCCCAGCAAACCCCAGAGGAGGAAGTCCCCTCTGTTGAAACAACTTCCTGTTGAGGAGCAGG GTCTTGGCATCAAAGACCACGATCCATCCAAATCTGACGGAGGTGGACTCATGAGCCCGAGCAGAGCGGAGCTGTATCAGCAGCAGGTTCTGTCTGAGCGCGCCCGGGTTCAGGGCCGCCGCTCCTCGCTCTTCCTGTCTGTGGAGGGGTCAGGGTCAGACCACCAGGCTCCGCCCCTCCTGACCCAGAGCCACTCCATGGACGACCTCGGCGAGCTGCCGCCTCCGGCGCCGGTCCTGTCGCCCTCACCGACGCCTCACACCTTCCTGCACCCGCTGACAGGAAAACCTCTAG ATCCATCGTCTCCACTCGCCTTGGCTCTGGCTGCTAGAGAACGAGCGCTCACCGCCCGCACGCCCAGTCCCGAGCCTCGAATCAAACACACCTCAGCCTCCACCACGCCCGTTCCCACCCCAGCTGCCAGTCCAGAGACCAGACACAAGCGCATCCCTTTCACCACCCCGCAGAGCAGCCCcgagccgcgatccaagcgcaCCTCTCCCCAGACCAGCCCAGAGCAGCGCACCAAACACACGACGCCTCAAACGAGCCCTGAGCTGAGGCACAAGCGCATCACGCCGCCGCTGTTCCCCGACGGCCAGGTGGAGCGCCCTGAAACCGAAGGGGGCGTGACCTCACCTGCCGCCCCCTCCCCTGAACGGTGGAGGCCCTCCCCTCTGCCGGCCCTGGCCAACGAGAGCCACGGCGCTCTGATCGACAGACGGAGGAGTCTGACGGTCGGCAGCTCGGAGGAGGAGGGCGGGGCTTACACCGTCACCCTCCCGCCTGCCCTGCTGTCCTCCAGCGACGAGGAGACCAGGGAGGAGCTGCGCAGAATTGGCCTGGTGACTCCTCCCCCCGCCTTCGCCAGCCCgcctcccccccctcctccaccgTCCTCCCTCTCCCTGTTGCCACGGCGAGGAGGCGAGGGAGGAGGCGAGAGCGGCCCTGAGTCCCTCGGGAAACGAGacgaggaggaaggaggagacgAGCGTCTCCACGACAGCTCCTTGTCCCCCAGTTCGCTCCCCCCCTCCATCACCCTGGCCTCCCCTCCCGCTCCAACTTCTCCGTCCTCCCCACCCGCCGCTCATCCCTCCCCCTCCTCCGCCGCCACCTCCCCGTCGGCTCTGAAGCCCCGCCTCCGGTCGCCGATCGGCCGCGGCCGCTCCGCGCTGCGGGACCCGCTGCTGAAGCAGTCGTCGGACAGCGAGCTCCTCCCctccgccgcctcctcctcctccccctcctccccgCTCTGCTCCTCCCCCACCAGCGGCAGCAGCCGGCAGCCGCGCTACCTGTTCCAGAGGAGGTCCAAGCTGTGGGGGGGCGGGGACGACGAGCGGCGCGGCCTGAGCCCAGAGGAGGGCCGCCCGGCGGCGCTGGGAGGTCAGAGCTCCGGGTCGGCGGTGGACCTGACGGCCCGATCGGCGTCCGCCCTGGAGCTGAGCGGCCGCGCCGGGTCGGGACTCGATCTGGCCAACCGCCTCCAGCTGCTCAACAAAGACAGCCACTCTCTGGGGGAGGAGCCGAGTCCCCTGGACCCGGGCAGGAGGTCACCTGTAGGGGGCGCCAG GTTGTTCTCCAGCCTTGGTGAACTGCACACCATCTCCCAGAGGGGATACGGCGCCAGCTACACGGTCCGACCAGGAAGCCGCTACCCGGTCACCCGCCGGAGTCCCTCCCCCTCGCCCTCCCCCTCAGATCGCTCCATGGGGCTGGGTTCCTCCCCCACGGCCAGCTCAGAGCGGCCCGACTTGAGCTCGGGTCGCGGCCTCACCATCCTGAAGTCGTCGAGCCTCAGCCTGCCGTCGGAACCGAAGGAGGTCCGTTT
- the shank3b gene encoding SH3 and multiple ankyrin repeat domains protein 3 isoform X7, giving the protein MIARGNRRLLTATQQALLSPGTTTGKTRPLETTSWSESGSRTCSRRSVCGWTQSYQFGPPAFNGRAGKFLDEERLLKEYPLPPITPIPYLEFRYKRRVYTQSYVDDKQLAKLHTKANLKRFMEHVHQKNAEKVAKWLEKGLDPNFHDSDSGECPLTLAVQLEDSCELIKVLRSGGAHLDFRTRDGITALHRAVLCRNSAALTTLLDLGASPDYKDSRGLTPLYHSAMVGGAPYCCELLLQDHATIGITDENGWQEIHQACRYGNVQHLEHLLFYGANMSSQNASGNTALHLCALYNQDSCARVLLFRGANKDIKNYNNQTAFQVAIIAGNFDLAEIIKIHKTSDVVVPFRETPSYTKRRRAGATRTSAGNGLSSPRSLIRSASDNALESPASSPGPSLQSLETHHDTHTHSLRRHPRRLRYAQVHLHEAASKPASLTGVSPCSPSGGGHVETSPPSSPPPTPQMRKRRLYSAVPGRTFIATRSHVPQGPGEIQLHRGERVKVLAIGEGGFWEGTVKGRTGWFPADCVEEVQMRQYDPRLETREDRTKRLFRHYTVGSYDNYTSYSDYVIEEKTAVLQKRESEGFGFVLRGAKAETPIEEFAPTPAFPALQYLESVDQGGVAWRAGLRTGDFLIEVNGTDVVKVGHRQVVSLIRQGGSRLLMKVVSVSRKSETNLIRKKAPPPPKRAPSTSLTLRSKSMTADLEEIARRRRYEKLDEMLAGGQQEVVLRGRPSDDFRAATVKQRPTSRRITQAEINSLFERQGLVPPSAPEKSTMPLPRGMSRTKSFGAPEDDRISALIHESRFPRSSSLTDSSIPPPPQMAPPPPPSASSTSSLYLHDSGPPPSFLPPPPPARGEGLTRSSFKPGAEPRLQELSDARSHAHAERQRKARSMIILQDTPPPPGLQQDGHATGSTHTLHTATQTSTLSIHGAGPALGHSPLSRRRGRPIENPYANVGHQAPPSKPQRRKSPLLKQLPVEEQGLGIKDHDPSKSDGGGLMSPSRAELYQQQVLSERARVQGRRSSLFLSVEGSGSDHQAPPLLTQSHSMDDLGELPPPAPVLSPSPTPHTFLHPLTGKPLDPSSPLALALAARERALTARTPSPEPRIKHTSASTTPVPTPAASPETRHKRIPFTTPQSSPEPRSKRTSPQTSPEQRTKHTTPQTSPELRHKRITPPLFPDGQVERPETEGGVTSPAAPSPERWRPSPLPALANESHGALIDRRRSLTVGSSEEEGGAYTVTLPPALLSSSDEETREELRRIGLVTPPPAFASPPPPPPPPSSLSLLPRRGGEGGGESGPESLGKRDEEEGGDERLHDSSLSPSSLPPSITLASPPAPTSPSSPPAAHPSPSSAATSPSALKPRLRSPIGRGRSALRDPLLKQSSDSELLPSAASSSSPSSPLCSSPTSGSSRQPRYLFQRRSKLWGGGDDERRGLSPEEGRPAALGGQSSGSAVDLTARSASALELSGRAGSGLDLANRLQLLNKDSHSLGEEPSPLDPGRRSPVGGARLFSSLGELHTISQRGYGASYTVRPGSRYPVTRRSPSPSPSPSDRSMGLGSSPTASSERPDLSSGRGLTILKSSSLSLPSEPKEVRFVMRSASARTRSRSPSPSPHASPCPSPVLSGPLLALRPWRQRPLNLWNKYDVGDWLESMGLAEHRQRFQEHEIEGSHLPALTKEDYVELGVTRLGHRINIERALRQLLDSST; this is encoded by the exons ATGATCGCCCGCGGCAACAGGCGGTTACTAACGGCAACCCAACAGGCTCTGCTGTCGCCAGGGACGACGACGGGGAAGACACGCCCCCTGGAAACAACATCGTGGTCCGAATCGGGATCCCGGACCTGCAGCAGACG AAGTGTTTGCGGCTGGACCCAGAGTTACCAGTTTGGACCA CCGGCGTTCAACGGCCGAGCCGGAAAGTTTCTGGACGAGGAGCGCCTGCTGAAGGAGTATCCTCTTCCCCCCATCACGCCCATCCCGTACCTGGAG TTTCGCTATAAGAGGAGAGTTTACACACAAAGCTACGTAGACGACAAGCAGCTGGCCAAGCTGCACACAAAG GCAAACCTGAAGCGATTCATGGAACATGTTCACCAGAAGAACGCAGAGAAAGTGGCCAAATGGCTGGAGAAAGGTCTGGACCCCAACTTCCACGACTCAGACAGCGGAG AGTGTCCTCTGACTCTGGCCGTCCAGCTGGAGGACAGCTGCGAGCTCATCAAGGTGCTGCGCAGCGGAGGAGCTCACCTGGACTTCAGGACCAGAGACGGCATCACGGCTCTGCACCGGGCCGTCCTCTGCAGGAACAGCGCCGCCCTCACG ACCCTGCTGGACCTGGGAGCGTCTCCGGACTACAAGGACAGCAGAGGCCTGACCCCGCTCTACCACTCTGCCATGGTGGGCGGCGCCCCCTACTGCTgcgagctgctgctgcaggaccacGCCACCATCG GGATCACTGACGAGAACGGCTGGCAGGAAATCCACCag GCGTGCCGCTACGGTAACGTGCAGCACTTGGAGCACCTGCTGTTCTACGGCGCCAACATGAGCTCCCAGAATGCCTCAGGAAACACTGCACTACACCTGTGTGCCCTGTACAACCAG GACAGCTGCGCCCGAGTTCTGCTGTTCAGAGGAGCCAATAAGGACATAAAGAACTACAACAACCAGACGGCCTTTCAG GTGGCGATCATCGCCGGGAACTTTGATCTGGCAGAAATCATCAAGATCCACAAAACGTCTGACGTTG TAGTTCCCTTCAGAGAAACCCCCTCCTATACCAAGCGCCGCCGGGCCGGCGCCACCAGAACATCAGCCGGCAACGGCCTCTCGTCTCCCCGCTCTCTGATTCGCTCAGCTAGCGACAACGCCCTGGAAAGCCCCGCCTCCTCCCCTGGCCCCTCCCTCCAGAGCCTAGAGACGCACCACGACACGCACACGCACTCACTGAGACGCCACCCGCGCCGCCTCAGGTACGCTCAGGTTCACCTGCACGAAGCTGCCAGTAAACCCGCGTCTCTTACTGGTGTGTCGCCCTGCAGCCCGAGTGGGGGAGGTCATGTGGAGACCAGCCCTCCCTCCTCACCTCCCCCCACTCCacagatgaggaagaggaggcttTACAGTGCGGTGCCGGGACGCACCTTCATAGCCACCCGGTCACACGTCCCCCAGGGGCCCGGGGAAATCCAGCTGCACCGGGGAGAGAGAGTGAAAG TGCTCGCCATCGGTGAAGGAGGCTTCTGGGAGGGAACCGTTAAAGGCAGAACCGGCTGGTTTCCTGCCGACTGCGTGGAAGAAGTCCAGATGAGACAGTACGACCCCCGACTGG AGACGAGAGAGGATCGGACCAAGAGGCTCTTCAGACACTACACCGTGGGCTCCTACGACAACTACACCTCCTACAG CGACTACGTGATCGAGGAGAAAACAGCCGTGCTCCAGAAGAGAGAAAGCGAAGGATTCGGCTTCGTTCTCCGAGGAGCTAAAG CTGAGACGCCCATCGAGGAGTTCGCTCCCACGCCAGCGTTTCCTGCTCTGCAGTACCTGGAGTCGGTGGATCAGGGGGGCGTGGCCTGGAGGGCGGGGCTAAGGACCGGAGATTTCCTCATAGAG GTGAACGGCACCGACGTGGTGAAGGTGGGTCACCGGCAGGTCGTGTCTCTCATCCGTCAGGGCGGAAGTCGGCTGCTGATGAAAGTCGTCTCGGTTTCCAGAAAATCGGAAACCAACCTGATCAGGAAGAAAG CCCCGCCTCCTCCGAAGCGAGCGCCCAGCACCTCGCTGACCCTCCGGTCCAAGTCCATGACGGCCGACCTGGAGGAGATAG CCAGGAGGAGACGTTACG AGAAACTGGATGAGATGCTGGCCGGAGGTCAACAGGAAGTGGTGCTGAGGGGCCGCCCGTCAGACGACTTCAGAGCGGCGACGGTCAAACAGCGGCCGACCAGCCGCCGCATCACACAGGCCGAGATCAAC TCTCTGTTTGAGCGCCAGGGTCTGGTTCCCCCCTCCGCTCCAGAGAAGAGCACCATGCCTTTACCCAGAGGGATGTCCAGAACCAAGAGCTTCG GAGCGCCAGAGGATGACAGAATCTCGGCTCTGATCCATGAGAGCCGTTTTCCACGGAGCTCCTCTCTGACGGACAGCTCCATCCCGCCTCCTCCTCAGATGGCTCCGCCCCCACCTCCTTctgcctcctccacctcctcgcTTTACCTCCATGACTCCGGCCCACCTCcatccttcctccctcctccgCCCCCGGCTCGAGGGGAGGGGCTAACCCGCTCCAGCTTCAAGCCGGGGGCGGAGCCGCGGCTGCAGGAGCTCTCGGACGCCAGGAGCCACGCCCACGCCGAGCGGCAGAGGAAGGCGAGGTCCATGATCATCCTGCAGGACACCCCCCCACCGCCGGGGCTTCAGCAGGACGGCCACGCCACCGGCTCCACGCACACGCTTCACACCGCCACGCAGACCTCCACGCTGTCCATCCACGGCGCCGGCCCCGCCCTCGGACACTCGCCGCTGTCGCGCCGCCGGGGACGACCGATAGAAAACCCGTACGCCAACGTGGGACATCAGGCTCCGCCCAGCAAACCCCAGAGGAGGAAGTCCCCTCTGTTGAAACAACTTCCTGTTGAGGAGCAGG GTCTTGGCATCAAAGACCACGATCCATCCAAATCTGACGGAGGTGGACTCATGAGCCCGAGCAGAGCGGAGCTGTATCAGCAGCAGGTTCTGTCTGAGCGCGCCCGGGTTCAGGGCCGCCGCTCCTCGCTCTTCCTGTCTGTGGAGGGGTCAGGGTCAGACCACCAGGCTCCGCCCCTCCTGACCCAGAGCCACTCCATGGACGACCTCGGCGAGCTGCCGCCTCCGGCGCCGGTCCTGTCGCCCTCACCGACGCCTCACACCTTCCTGCACCCGCTGACAGGAAAACCTCTAG ATCCATCGTCTCCACTCGCCTTGGCTCTGGCTGCTAGAGAACGAGCGCTCACCGCCCGCACGCCCAGTCCCGAGCCTCGAATCAAACACACCTCAGCCTCCACCACGCCCGTTCCCACCCCAGCTGCCAGTCCAGAGACCAGACACAAGCGCATCCCTTTCACCACCCCGCAGAGCAGCCCcgagccgcgatccaagcgcaCCTCTCCCCAGACCAGCCCAGAGCAGCGCACCAAACACACGACGCCTCAAACGAGCCCTGAGCTGAGGCACAAGCGCATCACGCCGCCGCTGTTCCCCGACGGCCAGGTGGAGCGCCCTGAAACCGAAGGGGGCGTGACCTCACCTGCCGCCCCCTCCCCTGAACGGTGGAGGCCCTCCCCTCTGCCGGCCCTGGCCAACGAGAGCCACGGCGCTCTGATCGACAGACGGAGGAGTCTGACGGTCGGCAGCTCGGAGGAGGAGGGCGGGGCTTACACCGTCACCCTCCCGCCTGCCCTGCTGTCCTCCAGCGACGAGGAGACCAGGGAGGAGCTGCGCAGAATTGGCCTGGTGACTCCTCCCCCCGCCTTCGCCAGCCCgcctcccccccctcctccaccgTCCTCCCTCTCCCTGTTGCCACGGCGAGGAGGCGAGGGAGGAGGCGAGAGCGGCCCTGAGTCCCTCGGGAAACGAGacgaggaggaaggaggagacgAGCGTCTCCACGACAGCTCCTTGTCCCCCAGTTCGCTCCCCCCCTCCATCACCCTGGCCTCCCCTCCCGCTCCAACTTCTCCGTCCTCCCCACCCGCCGCTCATCCCTCCCCCTCCTCCGCCGCCACCTCCCCGTCGGCTCTGAAGCCCCGCCTCCGGTCGCCGATCGGCCGCGGCCGCTCCGCGCTGCGGGACCCGCTGCTGAAGCAGTCGTCGGACAGCGAGCTCCTCCCctccgccgcctcctcctcctccccctcctccccgCTCTGCTCCTCCCCCACCAGCGGCAGCAGCCGGCAGCCGCGCTACCTGTTCCAGAGGAGGTCCAAGCTGTGGGGGGGCGGGGACGACGAGCGGCGCGGCCTGAGCCCAGAGGAGGGCCGCCCGGCGGCGCTGGGAGGTCAGAGCTCCGGGTCGGCGGTGGACCTGACGGCCCGATCGGCGTCCGCCCTGGAGCTGAGCGGCCGCGCCGGGTCGGGACTCGATCTGGCCAACCGCCTCCAGCTGCTCAACAAAGACAGCCACTCTCTGGGGGAGGAGCCGAGTCCCCTGGACCCGGGCAGGAGGTCACCTGTAGGGGGCGCCAG GTTGTTCTCCAGCCTTGGTGAACTGCACACCATCTCCCAGAGGGGATACGGCGCCAGCTACACGGTCCGACCAGGAAGCCGCTACCCGGTCACCCGCCGGAGTCCCTCCCCCTCGCCCTCCCCCTCAGATCGCTCCATGGGGCTGGGTTCCTCCCCCACGGCCAGCTCAGAGCGGCCCGACTTGAGCTCGGGTCGCGGCCTCACCATCCTGAAGTCGTCGAGCCTCAGCCTGCCGTCGGAACCGAAGGAGGTCCGTTT